The Bubalus bubalis isolate 160015118507 breed Murrah chromosome 18, NDDB_SH_1, whole genome shotgun sequence genome contains a region encoding:
- the LOC102401256 gene encoding leukocyte immunoglobulin-like receptor subfamily B member 3 isoform X45: MAPTLPALLCLGLSVGLRTQVQAGTLPKPTIWAEPGSVVPWGSTVTIWCQGPPGAQEFHLDKEGNPVFWDRQKPPGPGDKARLSIQYMGQDHAGSYDCYYRTPAGWSERSDPLQLVVTRLYIKPSLSALPSPVVTSGGSVTLQCASYQGFNRFLLTKEGEDKSPRTLDGQRTPNGRIQALFPVGPVTPGHRWMFRCYGSNRDTPWVWSAPSDPLELLVPGLSGKPSLLSLQGPVVTSGQNVTLQCRSDVGYTRFALSKERGQDLPQRPARRPQVGLSQADFPLGPVGTVHRGQYRCYGGHGLSSEWSAPSEPLELLVAGEEPAGWLRDRPSLSVRPGPSVAPGENVTLLCQSGDRTDTFLLSKEGAAHRPLRLRSQDQDGRYQAEFSLSPVTSAHGGTYRCYRSLSTDPYLLSQPSEPLALMVSGVSGAPGLTWYLSVLIGVSVTFVLLLLVLLFLFLRHRGQDRRRKSAPAQPQTSRTRPSMLP, encoded by the exons ATGGCCCCCACGCTCCCCGCCCTGCTCTGCCTTG GGCTGAGTGTGGGCCTGAGGACCCAGGTGCAGGCTG GGACCCTCCCCAAACCCACCATCTGGGCTGAGCCGGGCTCTGTGGTCCCCTGGGGGAGCACCGTGACCATCTGGTGTCAGGGGCCCCCAGGGGCCCAGGAGTTCCATCTGGATAAAGAGGGAAACCCCGTTTTCTGGGACAGACAGAAACCCCCGGGACCCGGGGACAAGGCCAGGCTCTCCATCCAATACATGGGGCAGGACCACGCAGGGAGCTATGACTGCTACTACAGAACCCCCGCTGGCTGGTCAGAGCGCAGCGACCCCCTGCAGCTGGTGGTGACAC GACTCTACATCAAACCCAGCCTCTCAGCCCTGCCGAGCCCTGTGGTGACCTCAGGAGGGAGCGTGACCCTCCAGTGTGCCTCCTATCAGGGATTTAACAGATTCCTTCTGACCAAGGAAGGAGAAGACAAGTCCCCTCGGACCCTGGATGGACAGCGAACCCCCAACGGGCGGATCCAGGCCCTGTTCCCCGTGGGCCCCGTGACCCCCGGGCACAGGTGGATGTTCAGATGCTACGGCTCTAACAGGGACACCCCCTGGGTGTGGTCGGCCCCCAGCGACCCCCTGGAGCTCCTGGTCCCAG GGctgtctgggaagccctccctcctgagcctgcaGGGCCCTGTCGTCACCTCTGGACAGAACGTGACCCTCCAGTGTCGCTCTGACGTTGGCTACACCAGATTCGCTCTGTCCAAGGAGCGGGGACAGGACCTCCCCCAGCGCCCTGCCCGGAGGCCCCAGGTGGGGCTCTCTCAGGCCGACTTCCCCCTGGGCCCCGTGGGCACTGTCCACAGGGGCCAGTACAGATGCTACGGTGGACACGGCCTCTCCTCCGAGTGGTCGGCGCCCAGCGAGCCCCTGGAGCTGCTGGTGGCAGGAGAGGAGCCAGCGG GATGGCTCAGAGACAGACCCTCCCTCTCGGTGCGGCCGGGCCCCTCGGTGGCCCCGGGGGAGAATGTGACCCTGCTGTGTCAGTCAGGAGACAGGACGGACACTTTCCTTCTGTCCAAGGAGGGGGCAGCCCATCGCCCCCTGCGTCTGCGCTCCCAGGACCAAGACGGGCGGTACCAGGCCGAGTTCTCCTTGAGCCCTGTGACCTCAGCCCACGGGGGCACCTACAGGTGCTACCGCTCACTCAGCACAGACCCCTACCTGCTGTCACAGCCCAGTGAGCCCCTGGCGCTCATGGTCTCAG GCGTCTCTGGTGCCCCAGGCCTCACGTGGTACCTGAGTGTCCTCATCGGGGTCTCGGTGACCTTTGTCCTGCTGCTCCtcgtcctcctcttcctcttcctccgaCACCGGGGTCAGGACAGACGCAGGAAGTCGG CTCCAGCCCAGCCACAGACATCCAGGACCAGGCCATCT ATGCTGCCGTGA
- the LOC102401256 gene encoding leukocyte immunoglobulin-like receptor subfamily A member 6 isoform X37: MAPTLPALLCLGLSVGLRTQVQAGTLPKPTIWAEPGSVVPWGSTVTIWCQGPPGAQEFHLDKEGNPVFWDRQKPPGPGDKARLSIQYMGQDHAGSYDCYYRTPAGWSERSDPLQLVVTRLYIKPSLSALPSPVVTSGGSVTLQCASYQGFNRFLLTKEGEDKSPRTLDGQRTPNGRIQALFPVGPVTPGHRWMFRCYGSNRDTPWVWSAPSDPLELLVPGLSGKPSLLSLQGPVVTSGQNVTLQCRSDVGYTRFALSKERGQDLPQRPARRPQVGLSQADFPLGPVGTVHRGQYRCYGGHGLSSEWSAPSEPLELLVAGEEPAGWLRDRPSLSVRPGPSVAPGENVTLLCQSGDRTDTFLLSKEGAAHRPLRLRSQDQDGRYQAEFSLSPVTSAHGGTYRCYRSLSTDPYLLSQPSEPLALMVSGVSGAPGLTWYLSVLIGVSVTFVLLLLVLLFLFLRHRGQDRRRKSGAADPGPEDRGPQSSSSPATDIQDQAICEQERRRPVPGHRDFWRQWGVTLRRMLP, translated from the exons ATGGCCCCCACGCTCCCCGCCCTGCTCTGCCTTG GGCTGAGTGTGGGCCTGAGGACCCAGGTGCAGGCTG GGACCCTCCCCAAACCCACCATCTGGGCTGAGCCGGGCTCTGTGGTCCCCTGGGGGAGCACCGTGACCATCTGGTGTCAGGGGCCCCCAGGGGCCCAGGAGTTCCATCTGGATAAAGAGGGAAACCCCGTTTTCTGGGACAGACAGAAACCCCCGGGACCCGGGGACAAGGCCAGGCTCTCCATCCAATACATGGGGCAGGACCACGCAGGGAGCTATGACTGCTACTACAGAACCCCCGCTGGCTGGTCAGAGCGCAGCGACCCCCTGCAGCTGGTGGTGACAC GACTCTACATCAAACCCAGCCTCTCAGCCCTGCCGAGCCCTGTGGTGACCTCAGGAGGGAGCGTGACCCTCCAGTGTGCCTCCTATCAGGGATTTAACAGATTCCTTCTGACCAAGGAAGGAGAAGACAAGTCCCCTCGGACCCTGGATGGACAGCGAACCCCCAACGGGCGGATCCAGGCCCTGTTCCCCGTGGGCCCCGTGACCCCCGGGCACAGGTGGATGTTCAGATGCTACGGCTCTAACAGGGACACCCCCTGGGTGTGGTCGGCCCCCAGCGACCCCCTGGAGCTCCTGGTCCCAG GGctgtctgggaagccctccctcctgagcctgcaGGGCCCTGTCGTCACCTCTGGACAGAACGTGACCCTCCAGTGTCGCTCTGACGTTGGCTACACCAGATTCGCTCTGTCCAAGGAGCGGGGACAGGACCTCCCCCAGCGCCCTGCCCGGAGGCCCCAGGTGGGGCTCTCTCAGGCCGACTTCCCCCTGGGCCCCGTGGGCACTGTCCACAGGGGCCAGTACAGATGCTACGGTGGACACGGCCTCTCCTCCGAGTGGTCGGCGCCCAGCGAGCCCCTGGAGCTGCTGGTGGCAGGAGAGGAGCCAGCGG GATGGCTCAGAGACAGACCCTCCCTCTCGGTGCGGCCGGGCCCCTCGGTGGCCCCGGGGGAGAATGTGACCCTGCTGTGTCAGTCAGGAGACAGGACGGACACTTTCCTTCTGTCCAAGGAGGGGGCAGCCCATCGCCCCCTGCGTCTGCGCTCCCAGGACCAAGACGGGCGGTACCAGGCCGAGTTCTCCTTGAGCCCTGTGACCTCAGCCCACGGGGGCACCTACAGGTGCTACCGCTCACTCAGCACAGACCCCTACCTGCTGTCACAGCCCAGTGAGCCCCTGGCGCTCATGGTCTCAG GCGTCTCTGGTGCCCCAGGCCTCACGTGGTACCTGAGTGTCCTCATCGGGGTCTCGGTGACCTTTGTCCTGCTGCTCCtcgtcctcctcttcctcttcctccgaCACCGGGGTCAGGACAGACGCAGGAAGTCGG GAGCGGCAGACCCAGGGCCCGAGGACAGGGGCCCGCAGAGCAG CTCCAGCCCAGCCACAGACATCCAGGACCAGGCCATCTGTGAGCAGGAGAGGCGGCGGCCCGTGCCGGGGCACAGAGACTTCTGGAGGCAGTGGGGGGTGACGCTCAGAAGG ATGCTGCCGTGA
- the LOC102401256 gene encoding leukocyte immunoglobulin-like receptor subfamily A member 6 isoform X38 encodes MAPTLPALLCLGLSVGLRTQVQAGTLPKPTIWAEPGSVVPWGSTVTIWCQGPPGAQEFHLDKEGNPVFWDRQKPPGPGDKARLSIQYMGQDHAGSYDCYYRTPAGWSERSDPLQLVVTRLYIKPSLSALPSPVVTSGGSVTLQCASYQGFNRFLLTKEGEDKSPRTLDGQRTPNGRIQALFPVGPVTPGHRWMFRCYGSNRDTPWVWSAPSDPLELLVPGLSGKPSLLSLQGPVVTSGQNVTLQCRSDVGYTRFALSKERGQDLPQRPARRPQVGLSQADFPLGPVGTVHRGQYRCYGGHGLSSEWSAPSEPLELLVAGEEPAGWLRDRPSLSVRPGPSVAPGENVTLLCQSGDRTDTFLLSKEGAAHRPLRLRSQDQDGRYQAEFSLSPVTSAHGGTYRCYRSLSTDPYLLSQPSEPLALMVSGVSGAPGLTWYLSVLIGVSVTFVLLLLVLLFLFLRHRGQDRRRKSGAADPGPEDRGPQSSSSPATDIQDQAICEQERRRPVPGHRDFWRQWGMLP; translated from the exons ATGGCCCCCACGCTCCCCGCCCTGCTCTGCCTTG GGCTGAGTGTGGGCCTGAGGACCCAGGTGCAGGCTG GGACCCTCCCCAAACCCACCATCTGGGCTGAGCCGGGCTCTGTGGTCCCCTGGGGGAGCACCGTGACCATCTGGTGTCAGGGGCCCCCAGGGGCCCAGGAGTTCCATCTGGATAAAGAGGGAAACCCCGTTTTCTGGGACAGACAGAAACCCCCGGGACCCGGGGACAAGGCCAGGCTCTCCATCCAATACATGGGGCAGGACCACGCAGGGAGCTATGACTGCTACTACAGAACCCCCGCTGGCTGGTCAGAGCGCAGCGACCCCCTGCAGCTGGTGGTGACAC GACTCTACATCAAACCCAGCCTCTCAGCCCTGCCGAGCCCTGTGGTGACCTCAGGAGGGAGCGTGACCCTCCAGTGTGCCTCCTATCAGGGATTTAACAGATTCCTTCTGACCAAGGAAGGAGAAGACAAGTCCCCTCGGACCCTGGATGGACAGCGAACCCCCAACGGGCGGATCCAGGCCCTGTTCCCCGTGGGCCCCGTGACCCCCGGGCACAGGTGGATGTTCAGATGCTACGGCTCTAACAGGGACACCCCCTGGGTGTGGTCGGCCCCCAGCGACCCCCTGGAGCTCCTGGTCCCAG GGctgtctgggaagccctccctcctgagcctgcaGGGCCCTGTCGTCACCTCTGGACAGAACGTGACCCTCCAGTGTCGCTCTGACGTTGGCTACACCAGATTCGCTCTGTCCAAGGAGCGGGGACAGGACCTCCCCCAGCGCCCTGCCCGGAGGCCCCAGGTGGGGCTCTCTCAGGCCGACTTCCCCCTGGGCCCCGTGGGCACTGTCCACAGGGGCCAGTACAGATGCTACGGTGGACACGGCCTCTCCTCCGAGTGGTCGGCGCCCAGCGAGCCCCTGGAGCTGCTGGTGGCAGGAGAGGAGCCAGCGG GATGGCTCAGAGACAGACCCTCCCTCTCGGTGCGGCCGGGCCCCTCGGTGGCCCCGGGGGAGAATGTGACCCTGCTGTGTCAGTCAGGAGACAGGACGGACACTTTCCTTCTGTCCAAGGAGGGGGCAGCCCATCGCCCCCTGCGTCTGCGCTCCCAGGACCAAGACGGGCGGTACCAGGCCGAGTTCTCCTTGAGCCCTGTGACCTCAGCCCACGGGGGCACCTACAGGTGCTACCGCTCACTCAGCACAGACCCCTACCTGCTGTCACAGCCCAGTGAGCCCCTGGCGCTCATGGTCTCAG GCGTCTCTGGTGCCCCAGGCCTCACGTGGTACCTGAGTGTCCTCATCGGGGTCTCGGTGACCTTTGTCCTGCTGCTCCtcgtcctcctcttcctcttcctccgaCACCGGGGTCAGGACAGACGCAGGAAGTCGG GAGCGGCAGACCCAGGGCCCGAGGACAGGGGCCCGCAGAGCAG CTCCAGCCCAGCCACAGACATCCAGGACCAGGCCATCTGTGAGCAGGAGAGGCGGCGGCCCGTGCCGGGGCACAGAGACTTCTGGAGGCAGTGGGGG ATGCTGCCGTGA
- the LOC102401256 gene encoding leukocyte immunoglobulin-like receptor subfamily B member 3 isoform X28, translating to MAPTLPALLCLGLSVGLRTQVQAGTLPKPTIWAEPGSVVPWGSTVTIWCQGPPGAQEFHLDKEGNPVFWDRQKPPGPGDKARLSIQYMGQDHAGSYDCYYRTPAGWSERSDPLQLVVTRLYIKPSLSALPSPVVTSGGSVTLQCASYQGFNRFLLTKEGEDKSPRTLDGQRTPNGRIQALFPVGPVTPGHRWMFRCYGSNRDTPWVWSAPSDPLELLVPGLSGKPSLLSLQGPVVTSGQNVTLQCRSDVGYTRFALSKERGQDLPQRPARRPQVGLSQADFPLGPVGTVHRGQYRCYGGHGLSSEWSAPSEPLELLVAGEEPAGWLRDRPSLSVRPGPSVAPGENVTLLCQSGDRTDTFLLSKEGAAHRPLRLRSQDQDGRYQAEFSLSPVTSAHGGTYRCYRSLSTDPYLLSQPSEPLALMVSGVSGAPGLTWYLSVLIGVSVTFVLLLLVLLFLFLRHRGQDRRRKSGAADPGPEDRGPQSSSSPATDIQDQAIYAAVSDAHSEVGLQLDHRAATSEAPQDVTYAQLNHSTVRKGTAAPPAPPSGEPPAEPSEYAALAVR from the exons GGCTGAGTGTGGGCCTGAGGACCCAGGTGCAGGCTG GGACCCTCCCCAAACCCACCATCTGGGCTGAGCCGGGCTCTGTGGTCCCCTGGGGGAGCACCGTGACCATCTGGTGTCAGGGGCCCCCAGGGGCCCAGGAGTTCCATCTGGATAAAGAGGGAAACCCCGTTTTCTGGGACAGACAGAAACCCCCGGGACCCGGGGACAAGGCCAGGCTCTCCATCCAATACATGGGGCAGGACCACGCAGGGAGCTATGACTGCTACTACAGAACCCCCGCTGGCTGGTCAGAGCGCAGCGACCCCCTGCAGCTGGTGGTGACAC GACTCTACATCAAACCCAGCCTCTCAGCCCTGCCGAGCCCTGTGGTGACCTCAGGAGGGAGCGTGACCCTCCAGTGTGCCTCCTATCAGGGATTTAACAGATTCCTTCTGACCAAGGAAGGAGAAGACAAGTCCCCTCGGACCCTGGATGGACAGCGAACCCCCAACGGGCGGATCCAGGCCCTGTTCCCCGTGGGCCCCGTGACCCCCGGGCACAGGTGGATGTTCAGATGCTACGGCTCTAACAGGGACACCCCCTGGGTGTGGTCGGCCCCCAGCGACCCCCTGGAGCTCCTGGTCCCAG GGctgtctgggaagccctccctcctgagcctgcaGGGCCCTGTCGTCACCTCTGGACAGAACGTGACCCTCCAGTGTCGCTCTGACGTTGGCTACACCAGATTCGCTCTGTCCAAGGAGCGGGGACAGGACCTCCCCCAGCGCCCTGCCCGGAGGCCCCAGGTGGGGCTCTCTCAGGCCGACTTCCCCCTGGGCCCCGTGGGCACTGTCCACAGGGGCCAGTACAGATGCTACGGTGGACACGGCCTCTCCTCCGAGTGGTCGGCGCCCAGCGAGCCCCTGGAGCTGCTGGTGGCAGGAGAGGAGCCAGCGG GATGGCTCAGAGACAGACCCTCCCTCTCGGTGCGGCCGGGCCCCTCGGTGGCCCCGGGGGAGAATGTGACCCTGCTGTGTCAGTCAGGAGACAGGACGGACACTTTCCTTCTGTCCAAGGAGGGGGCAGCCCATCGCCCCCTGCGTCTGCGCTCCCAGGACCAAGACGGGCGGTACCAGGCCGAGTTCTCCTTGAGCCCTGTGACCTCAGCCCACGGGGGCACCTACAGGTGCTACCGCTCACTCAGCACAGACCCCTACCTGCTGTCACAGCCCAGTGAGCCCCTGGCGCTCATGGTCTCAG GCGTCTCTGGTGCCCCAGGCCTCACGTGGTACCTGAGTGTCCTCATCGGGGTCTCGGTGACCTTTGTCCTGCTGCTCCtcgtcctcctcttcctcttcctccgaCACCGGGGTCAGGACAGACGCAGGAAGTCGG GAGCGGCAGACCCAGGGCCCGAGGACAGGGGCCCGCAGAGCAG CTCCAGCCCAGCCACAGACATCCAGGACCAGGCCATCT ATGCTGCCGTGAGCGACGCACACTCTGAGGTGGGGCTGCAGTTGGACCATCGG GCTGCCACATCTGAAGCCCCCCAGGACGTGACCTACGCCCAGCTGAACCACTCGACCGTCAGAAAGGGGACGGCTGCACCCCCGGCCCCCCCGTCAGGGGAGCCCCCAGCAGAGCCCAGTGAGTATGCTGCTCTCGCTGTTCGCTAG